The following proteins are co-located in the Vigna angularis cultivar LongXiaoDou No.4 chromosome 2, ASM1680809v1, whole genome shotgun sequence genome:
- the LOC108326911 gene encoding protein DA1-related 2 isoform X2 has translation MAPPSDINHLSHPCIYGDFVSSYSERKSGFMKWFGKIFKIGSNRGRGGGRHLEQPEEENMAWSAPSRSRDDRARSRKEKEDLDHAIALSLGENFKRPTGYRWRTGARIDEDYAKALQDRMFSSAHPPYAPVPAYPHGYGIASHSRICGGCNQEIYGDCLGVGHSYFHPDCFRCHSCRYPITEREFSLSGKYPYHKSCFKELTHPRCEVCYQFIPINAAGLIEYRCHPYWNQKYCPSHEYDNTARCSSCERLESRNERYCRLEDGRILCFECMESAISDTGECQPLYHAIRDYYEGMNMKIDQQIPMLLVERQALNDAIVGEKNGFHHLPETRGLCLSEEQTVTSVQRRPRIGGHRLIGMRSQPQKLIRKCEVTAILVLYGLPRLLTGAILAHELMHAWLRLKGYHNLSPEVEEGICQVLSYMWLEAEVMSCSRTMPSTSSASSSSSFSHSSKKGAKSHVEHKLGEFFMNQIANDSSPAYGGGFRAANEAVNKYGLRCTLEHIRLTGNFPV, from the exons ATGGCTCCTCCCTCAGATATCAACCATCTTTCTCACCCTTGCATATAcg GGGACTTTGTTTCTTCGTACTCAGAGAGAAAGTCTGGTTTTATGAAATGGTTTGGCAAGATTTTCAAAATTGGGTCAAATAGAGGAAGGGGTGGTGGTCGTCATCTAGAGCAACCTGAAGAGGAAAACATGGCTTGGTCAGCTCCATCTAGATCACGG GATGACCGTGCTAGATCTcggaaagagaaagaagatttggaCCATGCAATTGCACTTTCTTTAGGCGAAAATTTTAAGAGACCAACGG GGTATAGATGGCGAACAGGAGCAAGAATTGATGAAGATTATGCAAAGGCTCTTCAGGATCGCATGTTCTCTTCTGCTCATCCTCCATATGCCCCTGTACCCGCTTATCCCCATGGATATGG CATCGCGTCGCATAGCAGAATATGTGGAGGGTGCAACCAAGAGATTTATGGCGATTGTTTAGGAGTCGGTCACAGTTATTTTCATCCAGACTGCTTTCGGTGTCACTCTTGTCGTTACCCCATTACTGAGCGTGAG TTTTCTTTGTCAGGGAAGTATCCGTATCACAAGTCCTGTTTCAAGGAATTGACCCACCCTAGATGCGAAGTTTGCTATCAATTT ATACCAATAAATGCTGCTGGTTTGATTGAGTATAGGTGCCACCCCTATTGGAACCAAAAGTATTGCCCATCTCATGAGTATGACAATACAGCTCGGTGCAGTAGTTGTGAAAGATTGGAG TCTCGGAATGAAAGATACTGTAGATTAGAAGACGGAAGGATTTTGTGCTTTGAGTGCATGGAATCTGCTATAAGCGACACTGGTGAATGTCAGCCTCTTTATCATGCTATCAGAGACTATTACGAAGGAATGAACATGAAAATAGATCAACAAATCCCAATGCTTCTTGTTGAGAGACAAGCACTTAATGATGCCATTGTTGGAGAGAAGAAT GGTTTCCATCACCTGCCAGAAACAAGGGGCTTGTGCCTTTCAGAAGAGCAAACTGTCACAAGc GTGCAAAGACGGCCAAGAATTGGAGGTCATAGATTGATAGGGATGAGATCTCAACCTCAAAAGCTGATTAGAAAATGTGAAGTCACAGCTATTCTTGTTCTCTATGGCCTTCCAAG GTTACTCACAGGTGCTATACTTGCCCATGAGCTGATGCATGCTTGGTTACGCCTTAAAG GTTACCATAATCTTAGTCCTGAAGTAGAGGAAGGTATTTGTCAGGTCCTCTCTTACATGTGGCTTGAGGCAGAGGTGATGTCATGTTCTAGAACCATGCCATCAACATCAtcagcttcttcttcctcctccttctcccaCTCATCAAAGAAAGGTGCAAAATCTCACGTTGAACATAAATTGGGTGAGTTTTTCATGAACCAGATTGCCAATGATTCTTCCCCAGCTTATGGTGGTGGCTTTAGAGCGGCCAACGAAGCTGTGAATAAATATGGTTTACGTTGCACTCTGGAGCATATTCGTTTGACTGGTAATTTCCCAGTGTGA
- the LOC108326911 gene encoding protein DA1-related 2 isoform X1 — MAPPSDINHLSHPCIYAGDFVSSYSERKSGFMKWFGKIFKIGSNRGRGGGRHLEQPEEENMAWSAPSRSRDDRARSRKEKEDLDHAIALSLGENFKRPTGYRWRTGARIDEDYAKALQDRMFSSAHPPYAPVPAYPHGYGIASHSRICGGCNQEIYGDCLGVGHSYFHPDCFRCHSCRYPITEREFSLSGKYPYHKSCFKELTHPRCEVCYQFIPINAAGLIEYRCHPYWNQKYCPSHEYDNTARCSSCERLESRNERYCRLEDGRILCFECMESAISDTGECQPLYHAIRDYYEGMNMKIDQQIPMLLVERQALNDAIVGEKNGFHHLPETRGLCLSEEQTVTSVQRRPRIGGHRLIGMRSQPQKLIRKCEVTAILVLYGLPRLLTGAILAHELMHAWLRLKGYHNLSPEVEEGICQVLSYMWLEAEVMSCSRTMPSTSSASSSSSFSHSSKKGAKSHVEHKLGEFFMNQIANDSSPAYGGGFRAANEAVNKYGLRCTLEHIRLTGNFPV, encoded by the exons ATGGCTCCTCCCTCAGATATCAACCATCTTTCTCACCCTTGCATATAcg CAGGGGACTTTGTTTCTTCGTACTCAGAGAGAAAGTCTGGTTTTATGAAATGGTTTGGCAAGATTTTCAAAATTGGGTCAAATAGAGGAAGGGGTGGTGGTCGTCATCTAGAGCAACCTGAAGAGGAAAACATGGCTTGGTCAGCTCCATCTAGATCACGG GATGACCGTGCTAGATCTcggaaagagaaagaagatttggaCCATGCAATTGCACTTTCTTTAGGCGAAAATTTTAAGAGACCAACGG GGTATAGATGGCGAACAGGAGCAAGAATTGATGAAGATTATGCAAAGGCTCTTCAGGATCGCATGTTCTCTTCTGCTCATCCTCCATATGCCCCTGTACCCGCTTATCCCCATGGATATGG CATCGCGTCGCATAGCAGAATATGTGGAGGGTGCAACCAAGAGATTTATGGCGATTGTTTAGGAGTCGGTCACAGTTATTTTCATCCAGACTGCTTTCGGTGTCACTCTTGTCGTTACCCCATTACTGAGCGTGAG TTTTCTTTGTCAGGGAAGTATCCGTATCACAAGTCCTGTTTCAAGGAATTGACCCACCCTAGATGCGAAGTTTGCTATCAATTT ATACCAATAAATGCTGCTGGTTTGATTGAGTATAGGTGCCACCCCTATTGGAACCAAAAGTATTGCCCATCTCATGAGTATGACAATACAGCTCGGTGCAGTAGTTGTGAAAGATTGGAG TCTCGGAATGAAAGATACTGTAGATTAGAAGACGGAAGGATTTTGTGCTTTGAGTGCATGGAATCTGCTATAAGCGACACTGGTGAATGTCAGCCTCTTTATCATGCTATCAGAGACTATTACGAAGGAATGAACATGAAAATAGATCAACAAATCCCAATGCTTCTTGTTGAGAGACAAGCACTTAATGATGCCATTGTTGGAGAGAAGAAT GGTTTCCATCACCTGCCAGAAACAAGGGGCTTGTGCCTTTCAGAAGAGCAAACTGTCACAAGc GTGCAAAGACGGCCAAGAATTGGAGGTCATAGATTGATAGGGATGAGATCTCAACCTCAAAAGCTGATTAGAAAATGTGAAGTCACAGCTATTCTTGTTCTCTATGGCCTTCCAAG GTTACTCACAGGTGCTATACTTGCCCATGAGCTGATGCATGCTTGGTTACGCCTTAAAG GTTACCATAATCTTAGTCCTGAAGTAGAGGAAGGTATTTGTCAGGTCCTCTCTTACATGTGGCTTGAGGCAGAGGTGATGTCATGTTCTAGAACCATGCCATCAACATCAtcagcttcttcttcctcctccttctcccaCTCATCAAAGAAAGGTGCAAAATCTCACGTTGAACATAAATTGGGTGAGTTTTTCATGAACCAGATTGCCAATGATTCTTCCCCAGCTTATGGTGGTGGCTTTAGAGCGGCCAACGAAGCTGTGAATAAATATGGTTTACGTTGCACTCTGGAGCATATTCGTTTGACTGGTAATTTCCCAGTGTGA